One genomic window of Methanosarcina acetivorans C2A includes the following:
- a CDS encoding carbon monoxide dehydrogenase accessory protein CooC codes for MTKVIAITGKGGTGKTAVAALLIRYLSKKGKFLLAVDADADTNLPETLGCENVKTIGDAKEFLQAEITKPRPDNPDMNKESILKSKVYEIIEEMPGYDLLVMGRPEGSGCYCYVNNLLRGIMDKLITNYEVVVIDAEAGLEHFSRKIIRDIDDLIVVTDASRRGFRTAERIRELVSELDSNVGRIHVIANKVTDANREELTKLAEELKLSLIGMIPLDPKIEEMDIKGIPLYEITDDSVAAMEIEKIVQKLGY; via the coding sequence GTGACCAAAGTAATTGCAATAACGGGAAAAGGTGGGACTGGTAAAACAGCGGTAGCGGCTCTTCTGATCCGCTACCTTTCCAAAAAAGGGAAGTTTCTACTGGCAGTTGATGCGGATGCAGATACTAACCTTCCTGAAACCCTGGGATGTGAGAATGTAAAAACAATCGGGGATGCAAAAGAGTTTCTACAGGCCGAGATTACAAAACCGAGACCTGATAACCCCGATATGAACAAAGAGTCAATACTTAAAAGCAAGGTCTATGAGATAATTGAAGAGATGCCGGGATACGACCTCCTTGTAATGGGAAGGCCGGAAGGCTCAGGATGCTATTGCTATGTAAACAACCTGCTACGCGGAATAATGGACAAACTGATCACGAATTATGAGGTGGTTGTAATTGACGCGGAAGCAGGGCTTGAGCATTTCAGCCGAAAGATTATCCGGGACATAGATGACCTTATTGTAGTAACTGACGCTTCACGAAGGGGATTTCGGACTGCCGAAAGGATAAGGGAACTGGTGAGTGAACTGGATTCAAATGTGGGAAGAATTCACGTTATTGCAAACAAAGTTACAGATGCTAACCGCGAAGAGCTCACTAAACTGGCAGAGGAGTTGAAACTAAGCCTGATAGGTATGATACCATTAGATCCAAAAATTGAGGAAATGGACATAAAGGGAATACCTCTCTATGAAATAACGGATGATTCGGTTGCTGCAATGGAAATCGAAAAAATAGTACAAAAACTGGGGTACTGA
- the cdhC gene encoding CO dehydrogenase/CO-methylating acetyl-CoA synthase complex subunit beta: MVEFPFEISPMFEGERVRKEGMFVELGGPKSLGLELVRAKPMDEIEDDKVTIVGPDLKEMEEGKTYPWAMIFNIGGELVEPDLESVVERRVHDFINYCQGIMHLNQRYDVWMRVSKDTAAKMDSFEPFGQAVMMLFKTELPFIEKMQVTFYTEQAEVEKQMETAKEIFKARDERTKDLHDEDVDVFYGCTLCQSFAPTNVCVVSPDRVSLCGAINWFDGRAAAKVDPEGPQFEIAKGDLLDANTGEYTGVNDIAKKLSAGEFDKIKLHSFFDSPHTSCGCFEVVGFYIPEVDGIGWVNREYQGMAPNGIGFSTMAGQTGGGKQIVGFLGIGINYFYSPKFIQADGGWNRVVWLPSMLKDKIIDTIPEDLKDKIATENDSTDIESLKAFLQEKGHPVVATWAAEEEEEEEEEEEEEVAVAAAPMMMPAAGFQMPAMPMMSGGSSGGIKLTFKNAKITIDKMIISEKKEKK, translated from the coding sequence ATGGTAGAATTTCCATTTGAGATTTCCCCAATGTTTGAAGGAGAAAGAGTAAGGAAAGAAGGAATGTTCGTCGAACTTGGAGGCCCCAAATCCCTCGGTCTCGAACTTGTCCGTGCAAAGCCTATGGATGAGATTGAAGACGATAAAGTAACAATCGTCGGTCCTGACCTCAAAGAAATGGAAGAGGGAAAGACCTACCCCTGGGCAATGATCTTTAACATAGGTGGAGAACTTGTAGAGCCTGACCTTGAGTCTGTAGTCGAAAGGCGTGTCCACGACTTCATCAACTACTGCCAGGGCATTATGCACCTCAACCAGAGGTACGATGTCTGGATGAGAGTGTCCAAGGACACCGCTGCAAAGATGGACTCGTTTGAGCCCTTCGGACAGGCCGTCATGATGCTCTTCAAGACAGAACTGCCCTTTATCGAGAAGATGCAGGTTACATTCTACACCGAACAGGCTGAAGTTGAAAAGCAGATGGAGACAGCAAAGGAAATCTTCAAGGCAAGAGACGAGAGGACAAAGGACCTCCATGATGAAGATGTGGACGTCTTCTACGGATGTACCCTCTGCCAGTCCTTTGCTCCGACCAACGTTTGTGTTGTCTCCCCTGACAGGGTCTCCCTCTGTGGTGCAATCAACTGGTTCGACGGCCGAGCAGCAGCAAAAGTAGACCCCGAAGGCCCACAGTTTGAAATCGCCAAGGGTGATCTTCTTGATGCCAACACCGGGGAATACACCGGGGTCAACGATATTGCAAAGAAACTCTCAGCCGGAGAATTCGACAAAATCAAACTCCACTCCTTCTTTGATTCCCCACACACCTCCTGTGGATGCTTCGAAGTAGTAGGGTTCTATATCCCTGAAGTAGACGGTATAGGCTGGGTTAACAGGGAATACCAGGGAATGGCCCCGAACGGGATCGGATTCTCAACAATGGCAGGTCAGACCGGTGGCGGTAAGCAGATCGTAGGTTTCCTTGGCATCGGTATCAACTATTTCTACTCCCCGAAGTTCATCCAGGCTGACGGTGGATGGAACAGGGTTGTCTGGCTCCCCTCGATGCTGAAGGACAAGATTATAGACACCATTCCTGAAGACCTCAAAGACAAGATTGCAACCGAGAACGACTCCACTGACATTGAATCCCTGAAAGCCTTCCTCCAGGAGAAGGGACACCCGGTAGTTGCTACCTGGGCAGCAGAGGAAGAAGAAGAGGAAGAAGAGGAAGAAGAAGAGGAAGTAGCAGTTGCAGCAGCTCCAATGATGATGCCAGCAGCCGGCTTCCAGATGCCTGCAATGCCAATGATGTCAGGCGGTTCAAGCGGCGGAATTAAGCTGACCTTCAAGAACGCAAAGATCACCATTGACAAAATGATCATCAGCGAGAAGAAGGAAAAGAAATAA
- the cdhB gene encoding CO dehydrogenase/acetyl-CoA synthase complex subunit epsilon → MVDTAKNTKLFTSYGVSTSKTVTPEIAAKLISKAKRPLLMVGTLTLDPELLDRVVKISKTANIPIAATGSSLASLADKDVDAEYINAHMLGFYLTDPNWPGLDGNGNYDTVIVLGFKKFYINQVLSAAKNFSNLKTIAIERGYIQNATMSFGNLSKADHYAALDELIDLL, encoded by the coding sequence ATGGTTGATACTGCCAAGAATACAAAGTTATTTACCAGTTATGGAGTGAGTACCTCAAAAACTGTTACGCCTGAAATAGCTGCAAAGCTGATATCAAAAGCAAAGAGACCACTCCTTATGGTAGGGACCCTGACCCTTGATCCGGAACTCCTTGACCGTGTGGTAAAAATTTCAAAGACTGCAAACATCCCGATTGCTGCAACTGGGAGTTCTCTTGCAAGCCTTGCTGATAAAGACGTGGATGCAGAGTACATCAACGCCCACATGCTCGGCTTCTACCTCACTGACCCAAACTGGCCCGGCCTTGATGGAAATGGGAACTATGACACCGTCATAGTCTTAGGATTCAAGAAATTCTACATCAACCAGGTATTGTCCGCAGCAAAGAACTTCAGCAACTTAAAAACAATTGCAATTGAAAGAGGCTATATCCAGAACGCAACGATGTCTTTCGGAAACCTTAGCAAGGCAGATCACTACGCTGCCCTGGACGAGCTAATTGACTTATTATAA
- the cdhA gene encoding CO dehydrogenase/acetyl-CoA synthase complex subunit alpha, protein MSKLTTGSFSIEDLESVQITINNIVGAAKEAAEEKAKELEKAGPTLFPGLESYRDDWNFKLLDRYEPVITPMCDQCCYCTYGPCDLSGNKRGACGIDMLGHNGREFFLRVITGTACHAAHGRHLLDHLIETFGEDLPLNLGQSNVLTPNITISTGLSPKNLGEIKPAMEFVEEQLTQLLATVHAGQESAEIDYDSKALFSGSLDHVGMEISDVVQVAAYDFPKADPEAPLIEIGMGTIDKSKPFLCVIGHNVGGVTYMMDYMEEHDLTDKMEIAGLCCTAIDLSRYKEADRRPPYAKVIGSMSKELKVIRSGMPDVIVVDEQCVRGDIVPEAQKLKIPVIASNAKIMYGLPNRTDANVDDVVEELKSGAIPGCVMLDYDKLGELCIRLTMEMGPIRDAEGITAIPTDEEFADWVAKCADCGACMIACPEELDIPEAMGFAKEGDFSYLEELHDQCIGCRRCEQVCKKEIPILNIIEKVAQKQIAEEKGWMRAGRGQVSDAEIRAEGLNLVMGTTPGIIAIIGCPNYAEGTKDVYYIAEEFLKRNFIVVTTGCGAMDIGMFKDEDGKTLYERFPGGFECGGLVNIGSCVSNAHITGAAEKVAAIFAQRTLEGNLAEISDYILNRVGACGLAWGAFSQKASSIGTGCNILGIPAVLGPHSSKYRRALIAKTYEEDKWKVYDARNGQEMPIPPAPEFLLTTAETWQEAIPMMAKACIRPSDNSMGRSIKLTHWMELHKKYLGKDPEDWWKFVRNEADLPLAKREALLKELESKHGWEIDWKKKKIISGPKIKFDVSAQPTNLKRLCKEA, encoded by the coding sequence ATGAGCAAATTAACTACTGGGAGTTTTTCAATAGAAGATCTTGAATCCGTTCAGATCACTATCAATAATATTGTAGGGGCAGCAAAGGAGGCTGCTGAAGAAAAAGCAAAGGAGCTCGAGAAAGCAGGTCCCACACTTTTCCCAGGACTCGAGTCCTACAGGGATGACTGGAACTTCAAACTGCTTGACCGCTACGAGCCTGTCATCACCCCCATGTGTGACCAGTGCTGCTACTGTACCTACGGCCCCTGTGATCTCTCAGGGAACAAGAGAGGTGCTTGTGGTATTGACATGCTGGGCCACAATGGAAGAGAATTCTTCCTCCGTGTGATTACAGGTACTGCCTGCCACGCTGCCCACGGCCGCCACCTGCTTGACCACCTGATTGAAACCTTCGGAGAAGACTTACCCCTCAACCTCGGGCAGTCAAATGTGCTTACTCCGAATATCACAATCAGCACAGGACTCAGTCCAAAGAACCTTGGTGAAATAAAACCAGCCATGGAATTCGTAGAAGAACAGCTGACCCAGCTGCTTGCAACAGTCCATGCAGGTCAGGAATCCGCAGAGATCGACTATGACTCAAAAGCTCTCTTCAGCGGCAGCCTGGACCACGTAGGTATGGAAATTTCCGATGTTGTGCAGGTTGCAGCATACGACTTCCCAAAAGCTGATCCAGAGGCTCCTCTGATAGAGATTGGGATGGGGACGATTGACAAGTCCAAGCCTTTCCTGTGTGTGATCGGGCATAATGTAGGCGGTGTCACCTACATGATGGATTACATGGAAGAACACGACCTCACCGACAAGATGGAAATTGCCGGGCTCTGCTGTACCGCAATAGACCTTTCCAGGTACAAGGAAGCTGACAGGAGACCCCCATATGCCAAGGTTATCGGTTCCATGTCCAAGGAACTGAAAGTCATTCGCTCCGGAATGCCTGATGTTATTGTTGTGGATGAACAGTGCGTCCGCGGGGATATTGTACCTGAAGCCCAGAAACTTAAGATTCCGGTTATCGCGTCCAACGCAAAGATCATGTACGGACTTCCGAACAGGACCGATGCCAATGTCGATGATGTCGTTGAGGAACTCAAGTCAGGAGCAATTCCGGGTTGTGTGATGCTGGACTACGACAAACTCGGTGAACTCTGTATCAGGCTTACTATGGAAATGGGCCCGATCCGTGATGCAGAAGGCATTACTGCAATTCCCACTGATGAGGAATTCGCAGACTGGGTCGCAAAATGTGCAGACTGTGGAGCCTGTATGATTGCCTGTCCGGAAGAACTCGACATCCCGGAAGCCATGGGCTTTGCAAAGGAAGGGGACTTCTCATATCTTGAGGAACTCCACGACCAGTGCATTGGCTGCCGCCGCTGCGAACAGGTCTGTAAGAAAGAGATCCCGATCCTCAACATAATAGAAAAGGTTGCCCAGAAGCAGATTGCAGAAGAGAAAGGCTGGATGAGAGCCGGCAGAGGACAGGTTTCTGATGCTGAAATCCGTGCAGAAGGCCTGAACCTTGTCATGGGTACCACTCCGGGTATTATTGCAATCATCGGATGCCCGAACTATGCAGAAGGCACAAAGGACGTCTACTATATCGCAGAAGAATTCCTGAAGAGGAACTTCATTGTGGTTACCACGGGCTGTGGAGCAATGGACATTGGTATGTTCAAGGATGAAGACGGCAAGACTCTCTATGAGAGGTTCCCCGGCGGATTCGAATGCGGTGGACTTGTCAACATCGGATCCTGTGTTTCAAACGCTCACATCACCGGTGCAGCCGAGAAAGTTGCGGCTATCTTTGCCCAGAGGACTCTTGAAGGCAACCTCGCAGAAATCTCAGACTACATCCTGAACCGTGTAGGTGCCTGCGGACTTGCCTGGGGTGCATTCTCTCAGAAGGCTTCCTCAATCGGTACTGGGTGTAACATCCTTGGTATCCCTGCAGTACTGGGTCCCCACTCCTCCAAGTACAGGAGAGCTCTGATCGCAAAGACCTATGAAGAAGACAAGTGGAAAGTCTACGATGCAAGGAACGGCCAGGAAATGCCAATCCCGCCAGCTCCCGAATTCCTCCTGACCACTGCAGAGACCTGGCAGGAAGCAATCCCGATGATGGCAAAGGCCTGCATCCGCCCGTCCGATAACAGTATGGGAAGGTCCATTAAGCTGACCCACTGGATGGAACTCCACAAGAAGTACCTTGGAAAAGATCCGGAAGACTGGTGGAAGTTCGTCAGGAATGAGGCTGACCTCCCGCTCGCCAAGCGTGAAGCGCTTCTCAAGGAGCTCGAGTCCAAACACGGCTGGGAAATTGATTGGAAGAAGAAGAAGATTATCTCCGGTCCGAAGATCAAATTCGATGTCTCGGCACAGCCCACAAACCTCAAGAGACTTTGCAAGGAGGCCTGA
- a CDS encoding DUF134 domain-containing protein, with protein MVNKVKRRVSCFPKATYYKPREIPLCCLEIANISIEELEAIRLCDLLQIEQNEAADRMGISRKTFWSDLQRARQKVADALVNGKAIEISGGEYINTGECRVNFLCKECDHMWEPKFDQNRPTNCPSCGSSLIFRLGGDGRGKRFVENDYCCPKEKGSSRNTSEGSKKKLQ; from the coding sequence ATGGTCAATAAAGTTAAGCGCAGGGTTTCTTGCTTTCCAAAGGCCACCTATTACAAGCCCAGAGAAATCCCTCTTTGCTGTCTTGAAATCGCCAATATATCCATAGAAGAGCTTGAGGCTATTCGTCTTTGCGACCTTCTCCAGATCGAGCAGAATGAGGCTGCTGACCGGATGGGAATATCCCGAAAAACTTTCTGGAGCGACCTCCAAAGGGCACGGCAAAAAGTAGCTGATGCTCTTGTCAACGGAAAAGCGATCGAGATATCTGGAGGAGAATACATTAATACTGGTGAATGTAGGGTCAATTTTCTCTGCAAAGAATGCGATCATATGTGGGAACCAAAGTTCGACCAGAACCGTCCGACAAACTGCCCGAGTTGTGGTTCAAGTCTAATTTTCCGACTCGGCGGCGATGGAAGAGGAAAGAGATTTGTCGAGAATGATTACTGTTGTCCTAAAGAAAAGGGAAGCAGCAGGAATACTAGTGAAGGAAGCAAAAAAAAGTTACAATAG
- a CDS encoding type II glyceraldehyde-3-phosphate dehydrogenase encodes MAKAKIAVNGYGTIGKRVADAVKAQDDMEVVGISKRTPNYEAAVAHQLGYDIYAPAENVGAFEKAGMPAAGSVEEMIEKADLVVDCTPGGVGEKNKPLYEKAGVKAIWQGGESHPIAGFSFNAVSNYEGALGRDLVRVVSCNTTGLCRTITPIDRELGVKKVRAILARRATDPNDIKKGPINAIVLHPVKLPSHHGPDVRSVIPHINITSAALLVPTTLMHLHTVNMEVDTDCTAEDIKKIFSSQSRIRFIGQGITSTAEIMEVARDIKRPRNDMWENCIWPESITVDEKEFYFFQAIHQESIVVPENVDAIRAMMELESDGAKSIEKTNKALGM; translated from the coding sequence ATGGCTAAAGCAAAGATTGCAGTAAACGGTTACGGAACCATAGGGAAAAGAGTTGCAGACGCCGTTAAGGCTCAGGACGATATGGAAGTTGTCGGAATTTCCAAGAGGACGCCAAACTATGAAGCTGCAGTGGCCCATCAGTTGGGGTATGATATATATGCCCCTGCTGAGAATGTCGGAGCTTTTGAGAAGGCAGGGATGCCTGCAGCCGGATCCGTTGAAGAAATGATAGAGAAGGCTGACCTGGTTGTGGACTGTACGCCAGGGGGAGTCGGGGAAAAGAATAAGCCTTTATATGAGAAAGCAGGGGTAAAAGCGATCTGGCAGGGAGGGGAGAGCCACCCGATTGCGGGTTTTTCCTTTAATGCAGTCAGCAATTACGAGGGGGCTCTGGGCCGCGATCTGGTAAGGGTTGTCTCCTGCAACACCACAGGGCTTTGCAGGACTATCACACCGATAGACAGGGAACTCGGGGTAAAGAAAGTAAGGGCGATTCTTGCAAGAAGAGCAACCGATCCCAATGATATTAAAAAAGGCCCGATTAATGCAATAGTACTTCACCCTGTCAAACTTCCGTCCCACCACGGACCCGACGTAAGAAGTGTGATCCCGCATATAAATATCACATCTGCAGCCCTGCTGGTCCCGACAACTCTCATGCACCTGCACACCGTAAATATGGAAGTCGACACGGATTGTACTGCAGAAGACATCAAGAAAATTTTCTCTTCCCAGTCCAGAATCCGGTTCATTGGACAGGGGATTACTTCGACAGCAGAAATTATGGAAGTTGCCAGAGACATCAAACGCCCCAGAAACGACATGTGGGAGAACTGTATCTGGCCCGAGTCCATAACAGTGGACGAAAAAGAATTCTACTTTTTCCAGGCCATCCACCAGGAATCCATAGTAGTTCCCGAAAATGTGGACGCTATCAGGGCCATGATGGAACTGGAAAGTGACGGTGCAAAGTCGATCGAGAAAACTAATAAAGCTCTTGGAATGTAA
- a CDS encoding dihydrolipoyl dehydrogenase family protein, with the protein MEKDYDIIIIGTGTSGRTFADKVASSGLKTAIIDSREYGGVSPPIGCDPKKMFVDIAEITDWNNRLIGKGAGTQNPLKIDWPSLIEFRRTFTEKCSRKTENHFVELGIDTYHGKAYFENKNTVAVGEDKLKGEYIFLATGAKPRKLNIPGEEYIITSGEFMETEKLPERIIFIGGGHISMEFSHITLKAGSEAIILHRSEKLLKSFDSDMVNFLINESEAAGIKIFTNKPVIAVEKEGNSFLVRAGSESEIRSFRADMVVHGAGRVPYIEELHLEKAGVRVEGGAIEVDKHMRTSNPRIYAGGDCASEGMQLTPVAAYQGEVAAVNILTEDSVEADYKGIPSAVHTMPVLASVGISTVKDSDKYKIIFRDRSSEKTGRSEGADFVASKVIIDEANDRIMGAHILGPNAGEAINIFAAVMRLGLKASDMKKMIFSYPTVCSDIPYML; encoded by the coding sequence ATGGAAAAGGACTACGATATTATAATTATCGGGACCGGAACCTCAGGCAGGACTTTTGCGGACAAAGTTGCAAGCTCAGGATTAAAAACAGCTATTATCGACTCGAGGGAATACGGGGGTGTCTCTCCTCCCATAGGTTGTGATCCGAAAAAGATGTTTGTAGATATCGCAGAGATTACGGACTGGAATAATCGACTTATAGGGAAGGGTGCGGGAACTCAAAATCCATTAAAGATTGACTGGCCTTCGCTTATCGAGTTCAGGAGGACATTTACGGAAAAATGTTCCAGAAAAACTGAGAACCATTTTGTGGAACTGGGAATTGATACATATCACGGAAAAGCTTATTTTGAAAATAAGAATACGGTCGCTGTCGGGGAGGATAAGCTTAAAGGAGAATATATTTTTCTTGCTACAGGTGCAAAGCCAAGAAAACTCAACATTCCCGGGGAAGAATACATAATTACGAGTGGGGAATTTATGGAAACCGAAAAACTCCCTGAAAGAATTATTTTCATCGGAGGCGGGCATATATCCATGGAGTTTTCTCATATTACACTGAAAGCCGGATCAGAAGCTATAATTCTGCACAGGAGTGAAAAACTCCTTAAATCCTTTGATTCCGACATGGTAAATTTTCTTATAAATGAATCCGAAGCTGCAGGAATCAAAATCTTCACAAATAAGCCGGTGATTGCGGTCGAAAAAGAAGGCAACAGCTTTCTGGTCAGGGCCGGGTCTGAATCCGAAATCCGGAGTTTCCGTGCGGATATGGTAGTTCATGGAGCAGGTCGTGTTCCGTATATAGAGGAGCTGCATCTCGAAAAAGCCGGGGTCAGGGTTGAAGGGGGAGCTATTGAAGTTGATAAGCACATGAGGACTTCAAATCCCCGAATCTATGCAGGTGGGGACTGCGCCTCGGAGGGTATGCAGCTTACTCCTGTGGCAGCCTATCAGGGAGAAGTTGCAGCAGTTAACATCCTTACCGAAGATAGTGTCGAGGCTGACTACAAAGGCATTCCAAGTGCGGTCCACACCATGCCTGTCCTGGCTTCGGTAGGAATCAGCACCGTTAAAGATAGCGATAAGTATAAGATAATCTTCCGGGACAGGAGCAGCGAAAAAACAGGCCGGAGCGAAGGAGCGGATTTTGTGGCTTCAAAGGTAATTATCGATGAAGCAAATGACCGTATAATGGGAGCTCATATTCTGGGTCCGAATGCCGGAGAAGCTATCAACATTTTCGCTGCAGTAATGAGGCTTGGACTCAAGGCATCTGATATGAAAAAGATGATTTTTTCCTATCCAACTGTATGTTCGGATATTCCTTATATGCTGTAA
- a CDS encoding mechanosensitive ion channel family protein yields the protein MAVTLFLIFAVDRLLARTKLLHTDVKFAKQLIQFVILSIGLIFVVFSLPIAVQYKESILSLLGIIAGAAVALSSTTFIANAMSGIMLKVIKPFRAGDYIESGNFFGRVTDIHILHTEVQSIDRDLVTFPNLKLVSNPLKTIRTSGTIISTCVSLGYDVPRQKIEKNLLLAAEKIGLENPFVHVLELGDFSVTYKVGGLLKNIESLITARSDFKKAVLDSLHEADVEIVSPNFMNQRILKEGTVFIPPKEPLKAEVPEKPQEKKPEEIIFDKAIEAEILGKIELVLLNLERKEKDLKQQVSSVPEQNRKAELSGKLEFLKARKEEVKTEFESMKKQMEETEEIIEPEMRSRQLQSLNLKADHLDIRRKKLEKELKEILENKNPEKV from the coding sequence GTGGCGGTTACCCTTTTTCTGATTTTTGCAGTTGACCGCCTGCTTGCCAGGACAAAGCTTCTCCACACAGACGTGAAATTTGCAAAGCAGCTAATCCAGTTTGTCATCCTCAGTATCGGCCTCATTTTTGTCGTGTTCAGCCTTCCGATTGCAGTCCAGTACAAGGAGTCGATTCTCAGCCTGCTCGGAATTATTGCCGGGGCTGCAGTTGCGCTTTCCTCCACCACTTTTATTGCAAATGCGATGTCCGGGATCATGCTGAAAGTTATAAAGCCCTTCCGGGCAGGAGATTACATTGAAAGCGGGAACTTCTTCGGGAGAGTTACCGACATCCACATCCTGCACACGGAGGTCCAGTCGATAGACAGGGACCTGGTAACCTTTCCGAACCTCAAACTGGTCTCAAACCCATTAAAAACAATCAGGACTTCGGGAACCATTATCTCTACCTGCGTCTCCCTTGGCTACGATGTCCCCCGCCAGAAAATCGAAAAAAACCTGCTCCTGGCCGCAGAAAAAATAGGGCTTGAAAACCCTTTCGTCCACGTCCTGGAACTCGGGGACTTTTCGGTCACGTACAAGGTCGGAGGGCTCTTAAAGAACATTGAGAGCCTTATCACAGCTCGATCGGACTTCAAAAAAGCTGTCCTGGACTCCCTGCACGAAGCTGATGTAGAAATCGTCTCCCCCAACTTCATGAACCAGAGGATCCTGAAAGAAGGGACCGTTTTCATCCCCCCAAAAGAGCCCCTGAAAGCCGAAGTGCCTGAAAAACCTCAGGAAAAGAAGCCTGAAGAAATCATCTTTGACAAAGCAATAGAAGCCGAAATCCTGGGCAAGATCGAACTTGTTCTCCTGAACCTGGAAAGAAAAGAAAAGGACCTGAAACAGCAGGTAAGCAGTGTACCGGAACAGAATAGAAAAGCAGAACTTTCAGGAAAACTGGAATTCTTAAAAGCCCGGAAAGAAGAGGTCAAAACCGAGTTCGAATCCATGAAAAAACAAATGGAAGAAACAGAGGAAATAATTGAGCCGGAAATGCGTTCAAGACAGCTTCAAAGCCTTAACCTGAAAGCCGATCACCTGGATATAAGGAGGAAAAAACTGGAAAAGGAATTGAAGGAAATTCTGGAAAACAAAAATCCGGAAAAGGTTTGA
- a CDS encoding zeta toxin family protein, with protein sequence MKIAVCGKGGSGKSTISALLAKQMAKTKNVLVLDTDESNYGLHGQLGLAAPRDLMEYFGGKQGFKQKQRAPKTAPLGGLAVPGALGGQPKSRFFEERWSFSDLPPEFVEERGKIRLMAIGKIHEFGEGCACPMGVLTREFLENLDLAEDDIVLVDTEAGVEHFGRGVAKDFDTILVVVDPSFESLKLSKKFDELGEQAGNRVFFVLNKVEEDIKGELLEAVDSSKVAAVIPADRELFRASLKGAEFDIELDGIAELAEFLDQN encoded by the coding sequence ATGAAAATCGCAGTATGCGGGAAAGGCGGAAGTGGAAAGAGCACGATTTCTGCGCTCCTGGCAAAGCAGATGGCAAAAACAAAGAACGTGCTTGTGCTCGATACCGATGAATCCAACTACGGGCTACATGGCCAGCTCGGGCTTGCGGCTCCAAGGGACCTTATGGAGTACTTCGGAGGAAAACAGGGTTTCAAGCAAAAACAGAGAGCTCCGAAGACTGCTCCTCTAGGCGGGCTTGCAGTTCCTGGGGCTTTGGGAGGCCAGCCGAAGTCCCGCTTTTTTGAAGAGAGGTGGAGCTTTTCCGACCTGCCTCCGGAATTCGTGGAAGAGAGGGGAAAGATAAGGCTCATGGCAATTGGAAAAATCCATGAGTTCGGGGAAGGCTGTGCCTGTCCTATGGGGGTCCTCACACGGGAATTTCTCGAAAACTTGGATCTTGCAGAAGATGATATCGTTCTCGTGGACACGGAAGCTGGCGTGGAGCATTTCGGGCGAGGAGTTGCAAAGGATTTTGACACGATCCTGGTTGTGGTAGACCCCTCCTTTGAATCCCTTAAGTTGTCCAAAAAGTTCGATGAGCTCGGGGAACAGGCCGGAAACAGGGTTTTCTTTGTGCTGAACAAAGTTGAGGAGGACATTAAAGGCGAGCTACTTGAAGCGGTTGATTCCTCGAAAGTTGCCGCGGTGATTCCGGCAGACAGGGAACTTTTCAGGGCGTCCCTGAAAGGTGCGGAATTCGATATTGAACTTGATGGAATCGCAGAACTTGCGGAGTTCCTGGATCAGAATTGA